The following nucleotide sequence is from Podospora bellae-mahoneyi strain CBS 112042 chromosome 1 map unlocalized CBS112042p_1, whole genome shotgun sequence.
GACTTCGAGCCAGAGGAGGTATCACGAATTGTGGAGGAGTATAGGACTAAGGTGGACAAACTCAGGGCATAACTTTGTATTGAGAACTTTGATTACTCTCTACTCTTTACTGTTATCACAGCCACCAACTCCCGACAAAAACAGCCGCAACATAACCCATGAACAGGGTGTACAGCACCACAAAGTCCACCTCGAACAAAGACCACCTGACATGCTTTGCCTCCTCCGTTGGGTAACGCGCACCGTTTTCCTCCCGCTTTCCGAGAAGTCTGTCCCGCTCAGGTACGCTAGGTGGCCGGAGAGCGTACCTCAGCGGCGTCAAGCATCCCAACATTGTCGGAAACCAAAGATGCGATGGCCACGCTACTGTCTTGAGCAGCTCAACCCACATGTCTCTATTGAAAACCCAGTTGCCAGACATCCAATGTGGTCCGAGTACTCGGAATGTCTGGAGGGAGGCACATGAGGCAAATGCCAGCACGACGCTCAGTTGAACCCAGGCACCACAGTCGAAAAGGATATGGCGCAGCCGCTCGCGGAAAGGAGCACGGCGTGCAGGGTTCCGCTCTTGGAGGCTGTTGGCAATGCTCCCCGTTGGGGTGAATCCATCAGGCTTACCCAGGAAAAACGTCTTGAACCACGCAACAGTGTAATCTGTGCCATGTTAGCCGACGGTCCTTTCAAGAATCTGGCGGACTTACAATGAGACATGTATCTCATCATACCCGTCTCCATGACTGCAACCCGGTACCCAGCCATCACACCGATGTGGCAGTCATGAAGATAGCGTGTCAGGACAATGGCACAGTAAAGTCGAAGCAATAGCTTCATTTCCGCCTCGTCTCGCCAATAAATCAGGTGTGTACCAGTCAAGAACACAAAGGGCGTCAACAACATGAATACCGTGGCTAGCTGAGCCTTGGCGTGGACGTTAATACCGCTGGAGAAGCCGACCAACTTGGCAGCAAGGGTCATCCGCTTGGTCAGTTTGCTGGAGAGATATCCCTTGAAGTTGACAAACATCTGAGCTCCACCGATGTACTGCTCTCATCATTAGGACAGATGACACCACACAAAAGTATAGGGGAACGTACCCATCGAGCAAATTGCTTCACATGAGCAGCATATGTTTCGGGAACCAGACCATACTGAAGCGACTCGGCCAGATAGGCAGAACGCCACCCCTCTGCCATCTGCAGCATGGAGCTGTAGATATCCTCGACAAGGCAGTCTGTAGGAAACCCACCGATATCGTCCACCGCCTCTCTTCGGACGACCCAGCCAGATCCGAGATTCCTGTCCAGGGTCAGTCGCTGGGGCCCAAGGCTTCGCGGGATTACTTACCAGCCGAGTCCGGCATGGTCCCTGATGATGTCCATACAAAGCCAGTTGATAGAGCTCTGCTGATTCAGCGGGTCATTTTCCGGCACATTGTAGAACAATTGGGCAGGACAAACAACTCCCATCTTGGGATCCCTGATCAGATGTGCAACACACGCCCTCAGCCACCTCTTTTCAGGAATCATATCAGCATCCAACCCAGCTACAAGCTCAGCCCGCCCACCAGGAAGGGTGTCAGACACAGTAATCGCATGATTGAGGTTGCCAGCTTTGTACCCTGCCGGCCCATACTTGACACGCGCGGTGTAATACAAGTTGGACGTGTCGGCGGCCAGCTGCAAAACCCAAGCCTCCAGCTTTTGGTTCCGGCCATCATCAGACACGATGACTCGGAACCGATGAGCAGGGTAGTCGATGTTGAGTGTAGCGCGAACGGTATCTTGGATGATGTCGAGCTTCTCGTTGCAGactgggatgatgatgtccaCGCACGGCACATTATCACCCAGTAACCGAAGTCTGGGCCGATACCGAGCAAACAAGGATGCTGCTTTGACCAAAGAGGCAGCGATTGCGTCGGCTGTGTGTAGGTTTCCAGTCAGTTTTCTGATCAAATCTTTCTAAGCACCAAGGATCGGCTTACCTGACCAGAGGCCCTCAATGGCAAAAGCAAACCAAGCGAGATAGAGCTTGACTCCACCCAAGCTTCCGTCCTGTCCAAGAGCCCACAGGATCTCTCCCTGGATCTTGGAAGCCCATAAAAGCAGAAGGCAAGGGATGATGGCAGTCAAAAACACGAACCGGGTCAAGAACCGACGCACAGGCCGGAAGTTGGACTGGATTTGGTCGTATTCTTCGTCATTACCGATTTCAGTAACCACCATGCAATCggtgtcggtgatggtgttgtcaaAGGTAATTGGATTGCCCAAACTGtccaaaagaagaggaagagatgcTTTGGAGGTTGACAGaatggatgatgttgacttGTTTCGGCCGTGAGAGGTTGGAAGGGGCGCTTTGGCCGCCTGCCTGAGGCGATAGTCGTCCTCTACCGGAGAGTGCATTTTGTGCTTGAGACTTACATGAGAGTGTCAGATGACGGGAGGTATCTCAAGGTTTTAAGTGTCTAGGACTTCTAGGCGCTGCTCGACTTGCTATCCAACTTTTCATCGCGCTGCTCCACCGAGACCGGAACAGCACACGCCGGACGGAGAACTAGACGAGACGTTCTGTTCCAGTCACCGGGATAGACTCATCTCGACGCCATCGACCTGTGCGTGATGCAGGTTGTGCTATCACACCAACGATTCACGCATATCAGGGCAGGGTGTCAGAGTCTACGAGGCGCCAACAGGCGGAGACGGCGATAACGACCTGCCTGTCCCGGTGGTTTCCCGCGTCTCTCTGTCGGCACCAAATTTCGTGATAGTAATGACTCGGACTTGACAACCAACTCCACCATttcctccatcctcggcgGCATCCTCGGTCCGgacccctcacctccccagtCTGGGTTCTTCACCGCTACAATCGACAGAATCAAATGTCGACAGTAGGACATTCAAGAACCCACTTTCTGCAATAGAACCGCTTCATGCTACATAGGTATGCATCCCATAACCAGCCACAGAGTTCCCACACGGCCCCTGCGTGCCGTAGCGGCCTGGAAATAAGAACTCTAAGTCAACCACCCTACACCCACCACACCGGTAGGCTAGCCTTGACCCACGGCAGACGAACTGGTTACACAAGATATGACAGACGTTCAAAGGAATTGGTGGGATAACAGACTAGTCAAACGGTTGGATACCGGTTGACTGGCTGTGGCTGTCGGTGCCTCGCACACAGAACATGAGCTAGGATTCTTTCAAGAATGATGAATTCATGCACCTGGCTCAGAATATCGCAGGAACACTAGAAAACAACAAGCAAGATCGAAAATTCACCAGGGATCGGTTAAAATGGAAATTTTCGAGGACACTACAACAACCCATGCCAGGATCACGATGGACCTATGCATGCACCAGTTGCATTATTTACCCTTGATAAGTGGCAGCAAAGGATCAGTCGCAGCTCGCCACCGAGCCGATCGTGAAAAAATTCAAGAAAACTGGATGCAGGCCACAGATGGTGTGGGCGCTAgagattgttgttgtgggcCAAGACAGGGGGATGGATAGGGGTCCCATTCATGCAGCACAGTCTTGACAACACAACCTGttgccatcatctccataTGGAATGCCAGTCTAAACCAACTGAAAAAGAGGAGATATTGCGCTATCTAATGCGAAGCGAAGATGTTTTGAACAGCTGAGCACATCCATCATGGACCCTTGTTCACGCCCTTTCGTCTGTTTCGGATGAAGATGGACCTGTCTGACCTCTGCCTCGCCTCGTTCCTGCCTGAGATCAAGTTCAACTCTTGAAGCTCTTTGAAAGTAATTTACAGCAATGTCAGGCCTAATCAAAATTGCCTCACTGGCAGTTGTGCTATTCCTGTTCCTAGCCCTTACTTTTCAGTTCCAGTTCAACACAAGCGTCTACGTCCTAGTACAGCAAAGACAAGAGCACGCAAACGCTAGAAACATTGGCCGGTGGGAACAGAGCATACGCCTTCCCATCGTCCCTGTAGCTATTGCGGTGCTGCCAAGAACAGGCAAAGTCCTCGCCTGGACTGCCGACAAGCCAAATGTCTTCTCTAACGCGACGACACATACTCTCTCCGTCATCTACGACCCATCAACGCACCAGGTCAACAATCAGAATGTCACCATCACACACCACAACATGTTCTGTCCCGGCCTCTCGCTCGACACCTCCGGACGGGTAGTTGTTACAGGTGGCAGCACTTCGGATGCAACCAGCATCTACGACGAAGTCCAAGGGAGATGGCTTTCCGGCCCACCCTTGACTGTTGGTCGAGGGTATCACTCTCAAGCGACCCTCTCCGACGGACGCGTCTTTACCATCGGCGGTTCCTGGAGCGGTCCTCTGGGGGGCAAGAACGGGGAGATCCTCGACCCCAACAAGCAGACCTGGACAGCCCTTCCAAACACCCTCGCGGAGCCACTCCTCACAAGCGACTTCCTCGGCCCCTTCGCAGGCGACAACCACGCCTGGCTCTTTGCCTGGAGGGACGACTCCGTTTTCCAAGCCGGGCCTTCCAGAGCCATGAACTGGTACGGGGTTTCCTCCTCAGGAGCCTGCCAGCCCGCAGGTTCCCGAGGAAAAGACAGCGACTCGATGAACGGAAACGCGGTGATGTACGACGCCCTAGCGGGGAAGATCTTGGCTGTGGGGGGTGCGCGGCATTATAACGACGCCGCCGCGACTAACGCTACCCACAtcgtcaccctcccctccgacCCCTTCACCATGCCGCACGTCCGGGAGCTCAAGGGGATGAAATATCCCCGAGCATACGCCAACAGCGTTCTACTCCCAACCGGCGAGGTTCTCATCACCGGCGGAGCAACATACGCGAAGCAATGGGCGGACGTCAACGCGACGCTCGTGCCGGAGTTGTTCCACCCTGACACGCTGACCTTCACACCGCTGGCCAAGATGCCCATCCCAAGAACATATCACAGTGTTGCTGTGCTATTGCCTGATGCAACCGTGTTgaccgggggagggggcttgtGCTGGGAGAAGTGCTTGGGGCCGGAAGAGGAGATAAACCACTTGGATTTCCAGAGGTTCACACCACCTTATCTGCTGAGTGGAGATCCGCGACCGAAGATCCTGGAGATTTCCGACACCGAGGTGGATCTGGGAGGAGTGTTTGAATTGCTGGTAGGCGGGGAGGTGGCAGAGGTGGCGATGGTGAGGTACAGCAGTGCGACACATGCGATCAATACTGACCAGAGGAGGGTGAGTCTTGTTCCAACGGTGTTGGGGAAGCAGAAAGGGAGAGCGCTGCACAGAGTTGAAATTCCCAAAGacggaggggtggtggtgccaggATATTGGATGGTCTTTGCCATCTCAtcagggaaaggggggatgaAGGTGCCATCAGTAGCAGAGACAATTTTGATCCGGGCAAAGTGAATGAACACAAGTTTATTAAAGCAAACTCCACTCGGACAAGGGCACTGGTGACGTAAAAGAACATTGCACCCCAGGCTCCGAAATAGGGCAGAAAATAACAGACACCGTCAAACTGCCTGGCGGAAGATCAACAGCCAGAACACTGACCCCGGGGTTCGGGAGATCTTCTCGGCCACCTGAGAGAGGATGCAGCTTGGGTGACCGAACTGGCTTGGTAGTATGAAAGACTGCAGCTCGGGGTGACAGGAGTAGCACATCAAGAGCCTTTCCATTCAGGCGTAGATCTGATTATCCGTCGTTAGCATCAAAGCagcgagaaggagggggggggggttggaaagGACACTCACGGGCTATCCTCCCACTGTTACTGTATGTGATATGCGCTTTGGTATGCATTCGCCACTGACTTGTTTCCAACGCGTCAGTTATCTCGTCTTGTATCAACACCTTACTCCGCTCTGGGAGCAATCGAACTCCACGCTTGATGCTCATCCCGTCATATGCCTGGGTTAGATCCGCAATCCAAAAACCGCCAGCGTCGGTCTTGCCCTTGGTCTTCTGAGTGACCAGAGTGCTCTCAAACTTCACTGTTGGCTCAGCGTCAACAACCTGGTTTGAGTTGTTGTGGACAATCGTGTTTTGACCAGCTGTACCGCAGCGGTAGTAGTCCCATCGGACACTGTCCTGATCTTCACTCGAAAAGTAGCCAGGAGCATCGTAGCTGTCTTGGCATAGCTCTATCGCCCATCGTTCTCCCAAGGCGTCCAGAACGAAATCACCGGCATCAAGGTTGCCATCTGCCAAATATGTCAGTCGATGTTACTGCCTGGATGAAGGGTTGCTTTACGTGTGGCGTGTCCGGTCATCTTTCCTCCTTTCATGGCGACAAAGACACCATTAGAATCCGTCCAGGAAGATCTTAGTGATACCCAAGCGCCACTGGGGTCAGAGAAAGCCTTGTCCAGAGGCAGATGATCGTGCCATTCCCCCTTGAGGGAAGATTCATACCAGAGCATTGACAACGGATCAGCCGCATCAGGCCTGTCCCTCTGAAACAACCCGTACTCAGGAATGCCGTACTCCCTCCCATAAAAGAATAGCGAATTCGCCGTAGCAGTAATCTTGGACGGACCGCAATCCCCATAATTGAACTTCTCCGTCATCCCGATAGTATGAATATGAAACATGCCCGTCTCCCGGAACTTGGGATGGCTGTCCAACATCCCAAAGGTACTCCCCAGCGATGTTAACAACCCCGACGAAAGCTGCGCATGCGCCTGCGTCCCAAAATGCCAATAATCCGGCGTCTCAGCCCACGTCCCGCTCTCGTCCACACTCTTGCCACAGTGCCGCTCTGCGTtttccaccgccctccccagcaaGCTTCTCGCCACACCACTGGtgtcctcccccaacaccgccaacGCCCCCACAATCATCCCGCCCGCAGTAACACAGTTCCAGTTCCCCGTCACCCCCAGAAACCACTCCTTCCTCTCAAaactctccaacccctttctCAGGCCCAAATCAACAACACTCCATCTtatcccctctctctcctcggcTGTCCACGCGTCGTAAAGCCAGTCATACGCAATCCCAAACGCGACCAGAAACTCGCCTACATCCAGCCAATGATCCGTGTTCCAGCTGTCGCCTTGCGTCCCAAACGAAGCACCGGTAGAGTTCCCGGCTGTGTGGACGATTTCTTTCCAAATGCGATCTTTCCACTTGGGGTCGTTGGTCAACCGGTAGGCGTAAGCCCAGTGCTTGATCCTGAGCTGGACAGTCCTCGCGATGTCCAGGATCCCGCTCGTTCCGTCCTTTTTGTAGTCTGGGGGAGGTAAAGAGAGCATCTCGTCGGCTTGGCGGAAGATGGTTCTGTTCCACTTTGAAAGGTATTCATCACCTGGTATTTGGTCCGGTAGGGAGGCCCACTTCGACCTGTTGGCGAAGAggcggggatgggtgggttCAAGATGGCGGCCGAGAATCTGGATGGTGGCCTCTTCGTTGCCTgtgctggcggcggtgggcagtggcgatgatggtgtcTGCAAGGTTGCCGTCGCCAGCGACAACCGCAAATAAAACGTCAGGGTGATGGTCGACAGCGCCAGCGCCGCTGCCACAACGACTGCCCCCGGTACTCGTGCGCGCGGAGAGGATTGCCAAGACATGGTGATAGCTTCAGATGGGGTGGGCCCTCAAAAAAGtcaaccctctcaacctTCCAGCACCAGCCGGGAGATGATGACCGAAAGGAAGGGATGCAAAACTCGGCagggaaaaagagagaaaaacaGGCTTTTGCTCAACGATTCGTCCAGTTACGGACCCCCTCTTGCCATGTTGCTTCTCAGCTCTGCACGAATAGCCCCCCGTCTGTACTGCAGCTACACGACCACCCCCGGAGCCGCACCCCGGACTGGTGTAACCGAACTTTGattcctcccatccccactcGCCTTACACCACGGGAAGTGGCGGTCACGATCCCGCGCGAACAAACATTTTGCTGATTCCGAGTTCCGGGAACCAACGGTCTCGAGGTGCATCGGAGGATCGCATCAATGGGTGGCTTTGCTGCACCGGACGCTCCCTAGCACCTATGACGTGGCCGAGTGAGTACAAGTAAGTCGCGGCGGGTTCGTTTGCAATTGTCCTACCATCGCGCCGCAAGAAAAATGGGTGGGTGCTGGGAGGAATAATGCCGAGCTCGGCTTCAGCGGCCAACGTGGGAAACGACATGGAGAGATCTTCGCGACGGCAGCAAAGATGTCCCGAGAGGATGGTGCAGAGGTCAAATATCATCCAAGATTGATACAAAAAACCAAAATCAATCGACAAAAATAACCACAAATCTCCTCCGGGAAGGCTCGAACTTCCAACCTCCTGATTAACAGTCAGACGCGCTAGCCAATTGCGCCACAGAGGATTATTGCTTTttctttggcgaggaggaaaacaGCCTCAGGTGTGAAGCACGAAGCATTTACTGCCAGCTCTAAACCTTCACACATCAACTATGATCAAAGAGCGAAACAGTAACCCGAATACATCTGCAAAATTTAGAGTAGTTTTTGCTTTGTTCCTTGCTAGGGCTATATATCTGTGATATTCGTTGTCCGGTCAACAGTGGAATCGTTGATTACCCCTGAACAAGCCATCGAGTCCTTGAATCCACCTTGCCTCGGGTTGATATTGAGGATGCAGAACAGCAAAAACAGCTCGAAGAGCATGTTGGATGCCGAAGGCTGTGGACACTTTGGGCATCAACGGCAGTTCCAACCCGTAGCTGCAATTGCACAAACACCACAGCTCTCGTGCTAGTAttctcaacaaacaaaaccgTGGTCACCCGATACTATGGTTCCCAGTCTTGCGGTCAGCCAAGAGACAAGTAGATAGAAACGCACCACGCTTCCATGCACGTGTCGTGAAACCAATGCCCGGCATAAATAGCTTCTCTACATCGTTGATTCGCTTCTGTGCTTCGTCAGTGACGTACAAGTATGCGGGGAAGAGCAGTGGAAGTAATAGTACCTTGCTCATCAAGCTCACAACCACATGGCTGGTGTCACAAACGTGAGACCTGTAGAGCTGGCTATCTCATAACTCACTGAACATTACTTTATGCTGCGTAATAATACCATTATCAATATGAATCTCTGCCCCCCTCAAGCCCGAGCTGCCGCAGCGTCGTACAGCGCCTGTATGTCGGCTTTCCATTGCGTTACATCCACACGCACCACGCGACGGTCGTAGGTCACAAGCCCATtgacctccccttccacgtCCGACGTTTGAGTGTACACAGCACCACTGCATGCAAAGCGCTCAACCTGCTGTCGTAGCAAGTCGAACAACACATGTGCACGGTAGTTGTAAGATGCCTCATCGGCATGCATCTCGTACGTTTCATTGATCGTCCTAACGGCCGCTTGCACCGGCCAGAGACTGCGTGCATGTCAGATGGGAAGTCATTGCAGCGATGGTGCCACTCACTGTTTATCCAACGGTCGGTGGCCGAGTCCTCCATACTCTCCTTGGAATCCAATCCGGTTGGAGTCGTATGGTGTGTTTGGTAGCGAGTAGAATGGTGTACCGCACTGGGGATCGGCATAATGGTGATTATCCTGGCTCGGAATTAGAAACGGATGCAAAGTTACTCGGGACTTCGCTCACATGATAATCCCCAGCTCCGTGATCATGCCACCCTGTTACGGAATTAATCAGCCGTGTTGGATCAAGCTGTCGAATGCGGTCCGTGATATGAAACTCTGGATAGCGATCCGTAATTTGGCCCCAGCCTTCGTTGTAGATGACCCAGGTGACAATGCTTGGGTAGTTTCTGTGTTCCTTGATCATGATTTCGAGCTGACGTTCAAACTCGGCTTGTTCGGCATCAGTTGGTCGAGCATTGGTGTGGACCCTCATGGAAGGCATGTCTTGCATGACCAGCAGACCGAGCCGATCACATGCCTCGTAAAAGAGGTCCGGCTCAATTTTGATCTGGCAATGTCAGTCATGCCTGAAAAGTTGCCCCCGTACAGGCTCATCTCACTCATGCTTACATGTTTGCGAACCAAGTTCATGCCAAGACTTTTGACAAGCTCCAGATCGTACACCATTGCTTCGAGAGTCGGTGGCAGATGAAGGCCATCTGGCCAATATCCCTGATCAAGAGGCCCGAAAAGGTAAACGAACTTCCCATTCAGAAGAGGCCTTTTGATTCCATTGACGACTCCTGTGGAGATGGTCCGGAATCCCGTGTAACTCTCAATCAAGTCATCACCCATTTTGACCGTGACATTGTAGAGAGTAGGTGTTTCAGGGGACCAGAGTTGTGGGCCAGGGACATTGAACACAAACTGCCGGTCTGACTCTGCATCGAATCGCCCTACCACTTCCCCTGATTTCGTGGATACCTCAATGCTAACCGGGGTGGATTGGTTCTGGGAACTATGTACGGTGAAAGTTACTGTTGAATTTCATCAGCCGCTGTCAATTTTCAAGGTGTCATCAACCGTCGGACTTGCCGTCGCCGTTCATGTTGGCCGTCAGATCCAATGACTTGATATGATTGTTGGAAGCGCTCTCAAGCCATACTGTCTGCCAAATACCGCTGCAGGGCGTGTAGAAAATGTGCGAGAGACGTTTGGTCTGCTTCCCCTGGGGGATGCTTTGATCGTCTGTTGGATCGAAGACAAACACCTTGCTATACCACAGGTCAGCATCAGAAACTTCTCACACACCGTGATCGTCCGACTTGCAGCTCGTTTGGTCCGTCAAAGTTGATCTTCTCAGTGACATCCAAGCTGAACCGAAAATATCCACCACGATGAAACGCGAGCTGGACGCCGTTGATAAACACCGTTGCTTCGTAGTCCACTGCTTCGAAGTTCAACAACACACGTTTCCCACCTCTCCACTCGAGAGGGATCGTAAAGGTCGTGCCAAACCACATGTGCGTCATGCCCTCGGTCATGATCCCGGAGATGCCACTTTCGATGCAAGAGGGGATCAAAACCTCTTGGCGAAGGGGCAGTCGAGGCGGACTCTTGACATccccagctccttgagctgACTGGTAGGTCCATATTCCGTTCAGCGACCGCCATGGCTCGCGACGGAGTTGAGGACGTGGATACTGCGGCCAGGGGCTTGTGCCCACCTTGTCAGTCCATGGTGTGTCAAGGTGAGGGCGTAGGAGCTGGTACGGAGCCGCTGCATGGGCTGAAGGGGCAGGCGTCGCGTTAGAGTCTCCAATCGTTTGCGTCGCTGTCACCAAAACTGTCGTAAAGATGGTGTAGGCATCCTGCGGCCCGGCGGTGACAGCGAGTGCCAAGAAGACCAAACAGAGGTGGGCGTAAAGTAAGATAGGCATGTTCCTACAGCAATGATGAAGTAGTGCGGCTGGCGGCAAGCGTCTCTCGCCGGAGAAGAAAAGTCAAGAGGACCTTTATAGTGCTCGAGTTAAACCCACAAGCGGGCCGTTGAAAAGCGAGTCCTGTCATCCCAACGTCGTTCGGTCCGTCGTCGGGAGCTTAATCTAACAATTGGGCCGACAAGGTCCCCGCAAGTCAACTCCAAGAAGGTGTAAACCCGTCACAAGACCACCTCACTCATGGATGAGGACTGTACTCTCCCAGATGATCGGCCAGTCATGCGGCAACATGCCGTGTTCTAAGCGGCAGGGACGGCATGTGTATCTTGCCCATCTCAAGTACATGGCATGGCCGGCCGCGTGCTCAATGTTTGCTTCTGGGGGTGGCGTACCGGATTCACAACCTCCACTCAGACTGTTCAGTTAGCCCAATTACGAGTCTTGTGTTGCGGTCAGCCTGGTATAGCCCGCCCAACAGCGGGTTAGGTCGTATCAGTCCCACCACATTTCTGGTGTACCCTGAGGGGTTGCATTGCCATGAGGTGAGACAGCACGTATGACAAGCCGGCCGCGGTGAGAATGGAAGTCGGCGCCCCCAACCACGACCGCGCGCGCGATATGCAGGCCCAGGCATTGCCGTCTCGGAAAAAGTAAGCAGCTTGGAGTCTGAGACAGCGCCAAGATTTGATTGTATTTGATTGTATTTCGGTCAACAGGTCAAGAACGACGCTGTAAGGTGGAGCGCCTGGGAGGCTGCGCCAGCAATCGACGGCAGGCACGGATGAATAAAAAGATTCGAGGATACCATGTTGGTCACTGGTGGAGAGCAGAGTTGAAATATCAGACAAATAGGTAACCGGTAGTAAGTTCAAAAGACGATTCCGAAGGTATATCACCCTCGCCTCATCCCCTGTCGGTCGTGTCTGGTGGCCTGCACACTGCTTGGAAAACTTGATCTGATATTTCAAGCGACATGGACCTGACCAAGCTCCTGGTGGTTGCTATGGTTTCACGCCATGTTTAGACAGATGGCCCAGTTCCCTTGCTCATCTCAGAACCACCATTTCTGGCGGATATTCCGTGGGCCGCAGCTCACCCAGCATCACCCCATG
It contains:
- a CDS encoding uncharacterized protein (EggNog:ENOG503NZMU; CAZy:PL35; COG:S) produces the protein MSWQSSPRARVPGAVVVAAALALSTITLTFYLRLSLATATLQTPSSPLPTAASTGNEEATIQILGRHLEPTHPRLFANRSKWASLPDQIPGDEYLSKWNRTIFRQADEMLSLPPPDYKKDGTSGILDIARTVQLRIKHWAYAYRLTNDPKWKDRIWKEIVHTAGNSTGASFGTQGDSWNTDHWLDVGEFLVAFGIAYDWLYDAWTAEEREGIRWSVVDLGLRKGLESFERKEWFLGVTGNWNCVTAGGMIVGALAVLGEDTSGVARSLLGRAVENAERHCGKSVDESGTWAETPDYWHFGTQAHAQLSSGLLTSLGSTFGMLDSHPKFRETGMFHIHTIGMTEKFNYGDCGPSKITATANSLFFYGREYGIPEYGLFQRDRPDAADPLSMLWYESSLKGEWHDHLPLDKAFSDPSGAWVSLRSSWTDSNGVFVAMKGGKMTGHATHGNLDAGDFVLDALGERWAIELCQDSYDAPGYFSSEDQDSVRWDYYRCGTAGQNTIVHNNSNQVVDAEPTVKFESTLVTQKTKGKTDAGGFWIADLTQAYDGMSIKRGVRLLPERSKVLIQDEITDALETSQWRMHTKAHITYSNSGRIAHLRLNGKALDVLLLSPRAAVFHTTKPVRSPKLHPLSGGREDLPNPGVSVLAVDLPPGSLTVSVIFCPISEPGVQCSFTSPVPLSEWSLL
- a CDS encoding uncharacterized protein (CAZy:GT2_Glyco_tranf_2; COG:M; CAZy:GT2_Glycos_transf; EggNog:ENOG503NZ6Q); its protein translation is MVVTEIGNDEEYDQIQSNFRPVRRFLTRFVFLTAIIPCLLLLWASKIQGEILWALGQDGSLGGVKLYLAWFAFAIEGLWSADAIAASLVKAASLFARYRPRLRLLGDNVPCVDIIIPVCNEKLDIIQDTVRATLNIDYPAHRFRVIVSDDGRNQKLEAWVLQLAADTSNLYYTARVKYGPAGYKAGNLNHAITVSDTLPGGRAELVAGLDADMIPEKRWLRACVAHLIRDPKMGVVCPAQLFYNVPENDPLNQQSSINWLCMDIIRDHAGLGWNLGSGWVVRREAVDDIGGFPTDCLVEDIYSSMLQMAEGWRSAYLAESLQYGLVPETYAAHVKQFARWQYIGGAQMFVNFKGYLSSKLTKRMTLAAKLVGFSSGINVHAKAQLATVFMLLTPFVFLTGTHLIYWRDEAEMKLLLRLYCAIVLTRYLHDCHIGVMAGYRVAVMETGMMRYMSHYYTVAWFKTFFLGKPDGFTPTGSIANSLQERNPARRAPFRERLRHILFDCGAWVQLSVVLAFASCASLQTFRVLGPHWMSGNWVFNRDMWVELLKTVAWPSHLWFPTMLGCLTPLRYALRPPSVPERDRLLGKREENGARYPTEEAKHVRWSLFEVDFVVLYTLFMGYVAAVFVGSWWL
- a CDS encoding uncharacterized protein (EggNog:ENOG503NY8H; CAZy:AA5; COG:S), whose translation is MSGLIKIASLAVVLFLFLALTFQFQFNTSVYVLVQQRQEHANARNIGRWEQSIRLPIVPVAIAVLPRTGKVLAWTADKPNVFSNATTHTLSVIYDPSTHQVNNQNVTITHHNMFCPGLSLDTSGRVVVTGGSTSDATSIYDEVQGRWLSGPPLTVGRGYHSQATLSDGRVFTIGGSWSGPLGGKNGEILDPNKQTWTALPNTLAEPLLTSDFLGPFAGDNHAWLFAWRDDSVFQAGPSRAMNWYGVSSSGACQPAGSRGKDSDSMNGNAVMYDALAGKILAVGGARHYNDAAATNATHIVTLPSDPFTMPHVRELKGMKYPRAYANSVLLPTGEVLITGGATYAKQWADVNATLVPELFHPDTLTFTPLAKMPIPRTYHSVAVLLPDATVLTGGGGLCWEKCLGPEEEINHLDFQRFTPPYLLSGDPRPKILEISDTEVDLGGVFELLVGGEVAEVAMVRYSSATHAINTDQRRVSLVPTVLGKQKGRALHRVEIPKDGGVVVPGYWMVFAISSGKGGMKVPSVAETILIRAK
- a CDS encoding uncharacterized protein (CAZy:GH2; EggNog:ENOG503NUSQ; COG:G), giving the protein MPILLYAHLCLVFLALAVTAGPQDAYTIFTTVLVTATQTIGDSNATPAPSAHAAAPYQLLRPHLDTPWTDKVGTSPWPQYPRPQLRREPWRSLNGIWTYQSAQGAGDVKSPPRLPLRQEVLIPSCIESGISGIMTEGMTHMWFGTTFTIPLEWRGGKRVLLNFEAVDYEATVFINGVQLAFHRGGYFRFSLDVTEKINFDGPNELQVFVFDPTDDQSIPQGKQTKRLSHIFYTPCSGIWQTVWLESASNNHIKSLDLTANMNGDVTFTVHSSQNQSTPVSIEVSTKSGEVVGRFDAESDRQFVFNVPGPQLWSPETPTLYNVTVKMGDDLIESYTGFRTISTGVVNGIKRPLLNGKFVYLFGPLDQGYWPDGLHLPPTLEAMVYDLELVKSLGMNLVRKHIKIEPDLFYEACDRLGLLVMQDMPSMRVHTNARPTDAEQAEFERQLEIMIKEHRNYPSIVTWVIYNEGWGQITDRYPEFHITDRIRQLDPTRLINSVTGWHDHGAGDYHDNHHYADPQCGTPFYSLPNTPYDSNRIGFQGEYGGLGHRPLDKHLWPVQAAVRTINETYEMHADEASYNYRAHVLFDLLRQQVERFACSGAVYTQTSDVEGEVNGLVTYDRRVVRVDVTQWKADIQALYDAAAARA